A stretch of the Bdellovibrio sp. 22V genome encodes the following:
- a CDS encoding carboxyl transferase domain-containing protein has protein sequence MEILETHIDTNSQDFKANRDAMMNIVGEWRERVNLVKQGGGEDATKKHKARGKLTARERIEALVDGGTAFLEFSTLAAWDMYEGQAPGAGVITGIGVVHGTECVIVANDATVKGGTYFPMTVKKHLRAQEIAFENGLPCIYLVDSGGAFLPMQADVFPDRDHFGRIFYNQARMSAANIPQIAVVMGSCTAGGAYVPAMSDETVIVNENGTIFLGGPPLVKAATGEVVDAQELGGAKVHCETSGVTDHFAEDDEHAIEITRSIVAHLNHKRVVQLRTMPVEDPLYDAQELYGIIPKDSRVPFDVREVIARIVDGSRLHEFKPLFGKTLVTGFAHIWGMPVGIIANNGVLFSESAQKAAHFIELCEQREIPLIFLQNITGFMVGKKYENEGIAKHGAKMVMAVSNAHVPKFTVVIGGSYGAGNYGMCGRAYQPRQLWMWPNAKISVMGGEQAANVLLTVKMDQMAAKKQTMSAEEQTEFKRPTLEKYEKESSAYYSSARLWDDGIIDPADTRRVLALGIAASLNKSWGEKSQGVFRM, from the coding sequence ATGGAAATCTTAGAAACGCATATAGATACAAACTCTCAAGACTTCAAAGCCAACCGCGATGCGATGATGAACATCGTCGGCGAATGGCGCGAACGCGTGAATTTGGTCAAACAAGGTGGCGGAGAGGATGCGACAAAAAAACACAAAGCGCGCGGCAAACTGACAGCGCGTGAACGTATCGAAGCTCTTGTCGACGGTGGAACGGCTTTCTTGGAGTTTTCAACTCTGGCGGCTTGGGATATGTACGAAGGACAAGCTCCGGGGGCGGGTGTTATCACCGGCATCGGTGTTGTTCACGGTACAGAGTGTGTGATTGTTGCAAACGATGCGACGGTCAAAGGCGGAACATATTTCCCGATGACGGTGAAAAAACATCTTCGTGCCCAAGAGATCGCTTTTGAAAACGGCCTGCCTTGTATTTATCTTGTCGACTCTGGCGGAGCGTTCTTGCCGATGCAAGCGGATGTCTTCCCAGATCGCGATCATTTCGGAAGAATTTTCTACAATCAAGCACGCATGTCCGCAGCGAACATCCCGCAAATCGCGGTGGTGATGGGTTCGTGTACAGCCGGCGGAGCCTACGTTCCGGCGATGAGTGATGAAACCGTGATCGTCAATGAAAACGGTACGATCTTTTTGGGTGGACCTCCACTGGTGAAAGCGGCGACGGGAGAAGTTGTCGACGCGCAGGAGCTTGGCGGTGCGAAAGTGCACTGTGAAACAAGCGGCGTGACAGATCATTTTGCGGAAGACGATGAACATGCGATTGAAATCACGCGCTCTATCGTTGCGCACTTAAACCACAAACGGGTTGTTCAACTTAGAACAATGCCTGTGGAAGATCCTCTTTACGATGCGCAAGAGCTTTACGGAATTATTCCAAAAGATAGTCGTGTTCCTTTTGATGTGCGCGAAGTGATTGCGCGTATTGTGGACGGCTCACGTTTGCATGAATTCAAACCTCTTTTTGGAAAAACTTTGGTGACGGGTTTTGCTCATATCTGGGGTATGCCTGTCGGCATTATTGCCAACAACGGCGTTCTTTTCAGTGAAAGCGCGCAAAAGGCCGCGCACTTTATCGAGCTGTGTGAACAGCGTGAGATTCCTTTGATCTTCTTGCAAAACATCACAGGTTTCATGGTCGGAAAGAAATATGAAAATGAAGGTATCGCGAAACACGGTGCTAAAATGGTGATGGCAGTTTCCAATGCCCATGTTCCGAAGTTCACGGTCGTCATCGGGGGATCTTACGGCGCCGGAAATTACGGAATGTGCGGAAGAGCCTACCAACCTCGTCAATTGTGGATGTGGCCGAATGCGAAGATCAGCGTCATGGGCGGCGAGCAAGCGGCGAACGTTTTGTTAACTGTGAAGATGGATCAAATGGCGGCGAAAAAACAAACGATGTCTGCCGAAGAGCAAACAGAGTTCAAACGTCCGACATTGGAAAAGTACGAAAAAGAAAGTTCCGCGTATTATTCATCCGCTCGTCTTTGGGACGACGGAATCATTGATCCGGCAGACACTCGTCGCGTTCTGGCTTTGGGAATTGCCGCGAGTCTTAACAAGTCTTGGGGAGAAAAATCCCAAGGCGTCTTTAGGATGTAG
- a CDS encoding GNAT family N-acetyltransferase, whose translation MHIEFTQADESHVESLVELVNSAYRGDSSKKGWTTEADLLGGQRVDSQGIAELIHKDDSIVLIAEDDDTGKLLGCVHLERQGTKCYLGMLTVDPTLQKKGLGKMLLDESEALAQFWDCTTIFMTVIVQRTELIAWYEKHGFRNTGEKKPFPYGDERFGIPKVEGLEFVVLEKKI comes from the coding sequence ATGCATATTGAGTTTACTCAGGCTGATGAGAGTCATGTGGAAAGTCTTGTGGAGCTTGTGAATTCGGCTTATCGCGGGGACAGCTCGAAAAAGGGTTGGACGACGGAAGCGGATTTGCTGGGCGGACAACGTGTAGACTCCCAAGGCATTGCGGAACTAATTCACAAAGATGATTCGATTGTACTCATTGCCGAAGACGATGACACCGGGAAACTCCTGGGCTGTGTTCACCTAGAACGACAAGGAACAAAGTGTTATCTCGGCATGCTCACCGTGGACCCGACCCTACAGAAAAAAGGCCTCGGAAAAATGCTCTTAGATGAATCAGAAGCTCTTGCACAATTCTGGGACTGTACTACGATTTTCATGACGGTGATCGTGCAGCGAACTGAGTTGATCGCTTGGTACGAAAAACACGGTTTCCGCAACACCGGGGAAAAGAAACCTTTCCCTTATGGAGATGAACGTTTCGGAATTCCTAAAGTCGAAGGACTGGAGTTCGTCGTTCTCGAAAAGAAAATCTAA
- a CDS encoding biotin carboxylase N-terminal domain-containing protein, whose protein sequence is MGKFTRIAIANRGEVAVRIIKACEELGIETVLLHSEADINTRAYRMATKTICIGPAPTAESYLNIKANVDGALAAGAQAIHPGFGFLSENADFAEAVQKAGLTFIGPSAESIRSLGDKVHCKDLAKQAGLPLVPGYQGENQDVGHLIQQAEKIGYPVIVKAAAGGGGRGMKLIKSSTEAKELIESAQREAQSAFGSPKVFLEKYLDRAKHIEFQVFGDSTGNVLHFFDRECSVQRRHQKIIEEATSPSLTEDLRRRMGEAACAIATMGKYKGAGTVEFLLQDGEFYLLEVNTRLQVEHPVTEEVLGVDLVKMQILTAQGEFVHDPKQIRAPRGHSIECRIYAENPYMGGVPSTGLLGHVEWPEGPGRRYEYGFDSGDTITPYYDPMIAKVIVWDESRPRAIQKMIRVLKDAVVFGVHTNIPYLIEILSHKEFVMGTMTTRFIETYFADALKEPALTEIDKKVAEGALAQLRGGTPESVKASTSPWSSYWRGI, encoded by the coding sequence ATGGGTAAATTTACTCGTATCGCCATTGCCAATCGCGGTGAAGTGGCCGTTCGTATTATTAAAGCGTGTGAAGAGCTGGGCATTGAAACGGTTCTTTTGCATTCCGAAGCCGACATCAACACTCGCGCTTACAGAATGGCGACAAAAACGATCTGCATCGGCCCAGCCCCGACGGCTGAAAGTTATTTGAATATTAAAGCCAATGTCGACGGTGCTTTAGCGGCGGGTGCGCAAGCGATTCATCCAGGATTTGGTTTTCTTTCTGAAAACGCGGATTTCGCTGAGGCCGTGCAGAAAGCAGGTTTGACGTTTATTGGTCCCTCCGCGGAATCAATTCGTTCTTTGGGTGACAAGGTTCACTGTAAAGATTTGGCGAAGCAAGCGGGTCTGCCTTTAGTGCCAGGCTATCAAGGTGAAAATCAAGATGTGGGGCACCTGATTCAGCAAGCGGAAAAGATCGGTTACCCTGTGATTGTCAAAGCTGCTGCCGGGGGTGGCGGTCGCGGCATGAAACTTATTAAATCTTCGACAGAGGCCAAAGAGCTTATTGAGTCCGCGCAAAGGGAAGCTCAATCCGCGTTTGGATCTCCGAAAGTTTTTTTGGAAAAATATTTGGATCGCGCAAAACACATTGAGTTCCAGGTATTCGGTGACAGCACGGGAAATGTTCTGCATTTCTTCGACCGCGAGTGTTCCGTCCAACGTCGTCACCAAAAAATCATTGAAGAAGCGACATCACCTTCACTGACAGAGGATCTTCGTCGTCGTATGGGTGAAGCTGCTTGTGCTATTGCGACCATGGGGAAATACAAAGGCGCAGGAACTGTTGAGTTTCTATTACAAGATGGGGAGTTTTACCTTCTTGAAGTCAACACACGTCTGCAAGTAGAGCATCCCGTGACTGAGGAAGTTTTGGGTGTGGATCTGGTAAAAATGCAGATCCTGACGGCGCAAGGCGAATTCGTCCATGATCCAAAACAGATTCGGGCGCCACGCGGCCATTCCATTGAGTGCCGTATTTATGCGGAAAATCCTTACATGGGAGGCGTTCCTTCAACAGGTCTCTTGGGACATGTCGAGTGGCCGGAAGGACCGGGCCGCCGTTATGAATACGGTTTTGACTCGGGCGATACGATTACTCCTTACTACGACCCAATGATTGCGAAAGTGATTGTTTGGGACGAGTCCCGTCCTCGTGCGATTCAAAAGATGATTCGTGTGTTGAAAGACGCTGTCGTTTTCGGTGTGCACACAAACATTCCTTATTTGATCGAAATTCTGTCGCACAAAGAATTTGTGATGGGCACAATGACAACGCGTTTTATTGAAACTTATTTTGCCGATGCTTTGAAAGAACCCGCGTTGACTGAGATCGACAAGAAAGTCGCAGAAGGGGCTTTAGCGCAACTTCGCGGCGGAACTCCGGAGTCCGTGAAAGCATCCACATCTCCTTGGTCTTCTTACTGGAGAGGTATCTAA
- a CDS encoding hydroxymethylglutaryl-CoA lyase — MKKSVVIVEMGLRDGLQNEKTVLDSDTRVEFARRLIAAGTKRVEIGAFVSPQWVPQMAGTSEVIQKTFTLVKSGVIPKKTEFSALVPNERGMLDAIQSGVKEVAIFAACTESFSLKNINCTIDESFKRFEPVMALAKKHKIKVRGYLSTCFGCPFEGKVPEAKVIKLAQRMHKLGVYEISIGDTIGVADVGQVESLFRKLKKVVPVKKLAGHFHDTRGQALANILAAYKLGITVFDTSLGGLGGCPYAPGATGNVATEDVVYMFHGMGIKTGLNLPKLLEINPWIAEKIQHPLPSKVGKVGTLKPLGKVTRTPSVK; from the coding sequence ATGAAAAAGTCAGTCGTGATTGTGGAAATGGGATTAAGAGATGGCCTTCAAAACGAAAAAACCGTTTTGGATTCCGACACGCGCGTGGAATTTGCGCGACGACTGATTGCTGCGGGAACAAAACGTGTTGAGATCGGAGCATTTGTTTCCCCGCAATGGGTTCCGCAAATGGCAGGCACGTCCGAAGTCATTCAAAAAACTTTTACTTTGGTGAAGTCGGGCGTGATTCCAAAAAAGACGGAATTTTCCGCCTTGGTTCCCAACGAGCGCGGAATGTTGGATGCGATCCAAAGTGGCGTGAAAGAAGTTGCGATCTTCGCGGCCTGCACGGAATCATTTTCTTTAAAAAATATCAATTGCACCATTGACGAAAGTTTCAAACGCTTTGAGCCAGTCATGGCATTGGCAAAAAAACATAAAATCAAAGTTCGCGGATATCTTTCAACGTGTTTCGGTTGTCCGTTTGAAGGAAAAGTTCCTGAAGCCAAAGTTATTAAGCTTGCTCAGCGTATGCATAAACTCGGCGTTTATGAAATTTCCATCGGTGACACAATCGGTGTCGCTGACGTGGGACAAGTTGAATCGCTATTCCGAAAATTAAAAAAAGTGGTTCCGGTTAAAAAACTCGCGGGACATTTTCACGATACGCGCGGACAAGCTTTGGCCAATATTCTTGCGGCTTACAAGCTTGGGATTACTGTTTTTGACACAAGCCTTGGGGGCTTGGGTGGTTGTCCTTACGCACCTGGTGCGACGGGAAATGTGGCGACGGAAGACGTCGTCTATATGTTCCACGGCATGGGTATTAAGACGGGTCTGAACCTTCCTAAGCTGCTTGAGATCAATCCTTGGATAGCGGAAAAGATTCAGCATCCTCTTCCTTCTAAAGTGGGCAAAGTCGGAACACTTAAACCTCTTGGTAAAGTGACTCGAACTCCGTCTGTGAAATAG
- a CDS encoding biotin/lipoyl-containing protein, whose product MEVTVRIDGVDHKAQAQLIKGTLWVHHNGRTFTMDTGSGRKSRKKGAGGGSSDQILAPMPGKVTKILLSPGANVEAGQAVLVMEAMKMEYTLKAEIAGTIDAVTCVVGEQVALGKSLVKIKPTADK is encoded by the coding sequence ATGGAAGTCACAGTTCGTATCGACGGTGTTGATCACAAGGCGCAGGCGCAGTTAATCAAGGGAACTTTGTGGGTTCATCATAATGGCCGTACTTTCACAATGGACACAGGTTCAGGACGAAAGTCGCGCAAGAAAGGTGCTGGTGGAGGTTCCTCCGATCAGATTCTGGCGCCAATGCCTGGTAAGGTGACGAAGATTTTACTTTCTCCGGGCGCTAATGTTGAAGCAGGGCAAGCCGTTCTAGTGATGGAAGCAATGAAAATGGAGTATACTTTGAAGGCAGAGATTGCCGGAACGATCGACGCCGTGACATGCGTGGTGGGCGAACAAGTGGCTCTTGGAAAAAGCCTCGTGAAAATCAAACCAACTGCCGATAAATAA
- a CDS encoding endonuclease/exonuclease/phosphatase family protein, translated as MLKGWAVSALLFFTTVTVHAKYTIPDDRDVLTQFGTCHQEYLPAHFQVLVWNIKKGEAKADWARDFEIFTPRSDLVLLQESMIDNFVPAIALRQKDFCWDFATSFLDGKDATGVMNGGLTTPLSVQFLRSPGREPIANTPKMVILNEYVIANSQETLLIANIHGLNFVQNKLNREQILQVAAVLKKHTGPVIFAGDFNSWNQDRLAYLDEILNPLGLQKLKFKNDNRRLKLDHIYVRGLTTVDTNIHHDINSSDHKPLTAEFRLQ; from the coding sequence ATGCTCAAGGGATGGGCCGTTTCTGCACTGTTGTTTTTTACAACCGTTACCGTTCATGCAAAATACACCATCCCCGACGACAGAGACGTTCTCACCCAATTCGGCACCTGCCACCAGGAATATCTTCCGGCACATTTTCAAGTTCTCGTCTGGAATATCAAAAAAGGCGAAGCTAAAGCGGACTGGGCTCGCGATTTCGAGATCTTCACTCCCCGCTCGGACCTCGTTCTTTTGCAAGAGTCGATGATTGATAATTTCGTTCCTGCCATCGCTCTTCGTCAGAAAGATTTCTGCTGGGATTTCGCGACCAGTTTTTTGGACGGCAAAGATGCGACCGGAGTTATGAATGGTGGCCTGACCACGCCTCTTTCCGTGCAATTCCTGCGCAGTCCAGGCCGAGAACCCATCGCCAACACTCCCAAAATGGTGATTTTGAATGAATACGTGATTGCAAACTCCCAAGAAACTTTGCTGATCGCGAATATTCACGGCTTAAACTTCGTGCAAAACAAACTCAATCGCGAACAAATTCTGCAAGTAGCGGCCGTTTTGAAGAAACATACAGGCCCCGTCATTTTTGCAGGAGATTTTAATTCTTGGAATCAGGACCGCCTTGCCTATTTGGACGAGATTCTCAATCCCTTGGGTTTGCAAAAGTTGAAGTTCAAAAACGACAACCGTCGCCTGAAACTCGATCATATCTACGTGCGCGGATTGACGACTGTGGACACGAATATTCATCATGACATCAACAGTTCCGATCACAAGCCGCTGACAGCGGAATTCCGTTTGCAATAA
- a CDS encoding methyltransferase domain-containing protein, producing the protein MPIPTQFIQIDEEGYGLSREVRIQDPLVGQELLQNLKIHEGGTLLSTIGATPVIVEAFDEPYIAQQVHVEDGVWSLTLPYGLEYKFELASLSLDEWDRFHGYTENKIPFVFSRKAQAEFFNLLDEYGDDFVEYDGKIYDVPNYWPADPNVEKEQYWSQIYETEANPGWNLGEPAEALKDMMPRLKISPCRVLVLGCGEGHDAAFFAKAGHFVTAVDISPLALEKARKNYGDIPNLKFVESDLFKLPRDFDQAFDLVFEHTCYCAINPAKRQDLVKIWNRVLAPGGHLMGVFFTFEKRQGPPYGGSEWELRQRLKSSYQPIFWGRWQKSIPRRQGKELFIYTKKS; encoded by the coding sequence ATGCCTATTCCCACACAATTCATCCAAATTGATGAAGAGGGTTATGGTCTGAGCCGCGAGGTTCGCATTCAAGACCCTCTTGTGGGACAAGAACTTCTGCAAAATTTAAAAATTCACGAGGGCGGAACTCTCCTCAGCACCATCGGCGCTACACCTGTGATCGTCGAAGCTTTTGACGAGCCTTACATTGCCCAACAGGTCCACGTTGAAGACGGTGTTTGGTCTCTGACTCTTCCTTACGGTCTCGAATACAAGTTTGAATTGGCATCTCTTTCTCTTGATGAGTGGGATCGTTTTCACGGTTACACGGAAAATAAAATTCCTTTTGTTTTTTCCCGAAAAGCTCAAGCGGAGTTTTTCAACTTGCTTGATGAATACGGCGATGACTTCGTCGAATACGATGGCAAAATTTACGACGTTCCCAACTATTGGCCCGCCGATCCGAACGTTGAAAAAGAACAATACTGGTCACAGATTTACGAAACGGAAGCCAATCCCGGTTGGAATCTTGGCGAGCCTGCCGAGGCCTTGAAAGACATGATGCCGCGACTGAAAATCTCTCCTTGTCGCGTGCTTGTTTTGGGTTGTGGCGAAGGTCATGACGCCGCTTTCTTTGCGAAGGCGGGACATTTTGTAACGGCTGTCGATATTTCTCCATTGGCTTTGGAAAAAGCGCGCAAAAACTACGGCGACATTCCTAATCTTAAGTTTGTCGAATCCGATTTATTTAAACTTCCGCGTGATTTCGATCAGGCATTCGATCTTGTTTTCGAACACACTTGTTACTGTGCGATCAATCCTGCAAAACGCCAAGATCTTGTGAAAATCTGGAACCGCGTTCTCGCCCCTGGCGGACATTTGATGGGCGTCTTCTTCACATTCGAAAAACGCCAAGGCCCTCCTTACGGAGGCAGCGAGTGGGAACTTCGCCAAAGATTAAAATCCAGCTATCAGCCCATCTTCTGGGGCCGCTGGCAAAAATCCATCCCACGCCGCCAAGGAAAAGAACTTTTCATCTACACCAAAAAATCTTAA
- a CDS encoding enoyl-CoA hydratase-related protein, producing MSFVVVTEMNHVAYVKLNRPEMRNAFNPEMIAELTKIFQDFQTRKDLRAVVLQGEGKVFCAGADLNWMKEMVNFSFTQNRDDSMKLFTMFEAMASCTLPVIGHIHGAAFGGALGLVAICDEVIAEEGTQFCFSEVKLGIAPAVISSFVNRKAVPGKVRPLMLSGIVFNPHIAQQAGLVNEVVPQGEGHTAVQKVLHNYLQCGPEAVRETKKLLNDLNFMTWGQQRDTTTTLIAERRASAEGQEGLKSFLEKREPTWRSQ from the coding sequence ATGTCATTTGTTGTTGTTACAGAAATGAACCACGTCGCCTATGTAAAACTAAATAGGCCGGAAATGAGAAACGCGTTTAATCCCGAGATGATCGCGGAACTCACAAAGATCTTTCAAGACTTTCAAACACGAAAAGATCTGCGCGCTGTTGTTCTACAGGGCGAAGGCAAAGTCTTCTGTGCGGGAGCGGATTTAAACTGGATGAAGGAAATGGTGAATTTTTCTTTCACTCAGAATCGCGATGATTCGATGAAGCTTTTTACGATGTTTGAGGCGATGGCTTCGTGTACTTTGCCGGTAATAGGTCATATTCACGGCGCCGCTTTCGGCGGAGCTTTAGGTCTGGTCGCCATCTGTGATGAAGTGATCGCGGAAGAGGGCACGCAGTTTTGTTTTAGCGAAGTGAAGTTGGGAATTGCACCGGCAGTCATCAGCAGCTTTGTGAATCGCAAAGCGGTTCCCGGAAAAGTTCGTCCTTTGATGTTGTCGGGGATTGTCTTTAATCCTCATATCGCGCAACAGGCAGGCCTTGTGAACGAAGTCGTTCCGCAAGGAGAAGGTCATACAGCCGTACAAAAGGTTTTACACAACTACCTGCAATGCGGTCCCGAAGCTGTTCGTGAAACGAAGAAACTTTTAAATGATTTGAATTTTATGACGTGGGGTCAGCAAAGGGATACGACGACAACATTGATCGCTGAACGTCGCGCCAGTGCAGAAGGACAAGAAGGTTTAAAATCTTTCTTGGAGAAACGCGAACCCACATGGAGATCTCAATAA
- a CDS encoding PAS domain S-box protein — MPRSQDDSIEKKAERYETIFKSDMVGILCSDLDGNIHEANDYFLKMVGYSREEFKEGKINWMDLTVPEDRDRSRKLAEILRDENKIHSFEKRYIHKDGHIVYALVSPTLFRDGTFITLVLNISRRKKVEMELEKANNLLEERVAMRTQELQRSEAFLEAIFENNPNMIFVKDARNLRFVRFNKAGENLIGVPRSEMIGRSDYDFFPKDQADFFVQKDREVLKSPQGVDIPEEPIKTASGTRYLHTKKIPVFNESGEAVYLLGVSEDITEKKEAENQKLEYLQAQIARQEAETRAAQMSFLSEITGILAESFDQKKILESFCKKVCSFLSDICIADLLNEEGLDFVHPEIAAKDPNEISVLEAWRDRHTPRWDASEGITKVVQTGGSEFYPELDVTKFLTESFSSDAAAEKRQIAIKSLMFVAIKVGSEKPVGVLTFANKEGSPRFTKMDLVIAEEVARRLAIALENCRLYLKSQEASRAKSAFLANVSHEIRTPLGAMLGFAELLKEDDSLGGEQKEAIETVLRNGQQLLRIVDEILDISKVESDRIQIENIVFSLPHLLDEVVHLLHGRAEEKDIQLTMRRGELPEYICSDPTRIRQILINIVGNAIKFTERGGAVDIDVTAKVAGGVGRLEIYVTDTGIGITSEQRGQLFQPFAQADSSTTRRFGGTGLGLFLSRKLARLLNGDVILDSSTQGKGSRFLMTVGFQEVKDYHETLPSEMPQTPRSPLENISRILIVDDAIDNRELCKHYLKKMGLLEEQIDTAQNGREAVSLASKHPYSLILMDIQMPYMDGFEALKELRKRNYKNWIVALTAHAMKGDAERCLEAGFDAYLQKPLRREALRKTLQKVPPAPP, encoded by the coding sequence ATGCCGCGATCGCAGGATGACTCCATTGAAAAGAAAGCTGAAAGATATGAAACCATATTCAAATCGGATATGGTGGGTATTCTTTGTAGTGATCTCGACGGAAACATCCATGAAGCGAACGACTACTTTCTTAAGATGGTCGGCTATTCCCGCGAAGAATTTAAAGAAGGCAAAATCAATTGGATGGATTTGACCGTTCCCGAAGATCGGGATCGCAGTCGAAAACTTGCCGAGATTTTGCGCGACGAAAATAAAATCCACTCCTTCGAAAAAAGATATATCCACAAAGACGGCCACATTGTTTACGCGCTTGTAAGCCCGACACTCTTTCGGGACGGCACTTTTATCACCTTGGTCTTAAACATTTCCCGCCGCAAAAAAGTCGAAATGGAGTTGGAGAAGGCGAACAACCTTTTGGAGGAACGTGTTGCAATGCGAACCCAAGAGCTGCAAAGATCCGAGGCTTTTTTAGAGGCGATCTTCGAAAATAATCCCAACATGATTTTCGTTAAGGACGCCAGGAACCTGCGTTTCGTTCGTTTTAACAAAGCCGGCGAAAATCTGATTGGTGTGCCTCGCTCAGAGATGATTGGTCGTAGTGACTATGATTTTTTTCCTAAAGACCAAGCCGATTTTTTCGTGCAAAAAGACCGCGAGGTGCTGAAATCCCCGCAGGGAGTGGATATTCCGGAAGAACCCATAAAGACAGCTTCGGGGACGCGCTACTTACACACAAAAAAGATTCCGGTTTTTAACGAATCTGGAGAAGCCGTTTATCTTTTAGGAGTTTCCGAAGACATCACCGAAAAAAAAGAAGCCGAAAATCAAAAGCTCGAGTACCTGCAGGCGCAAATTGCACGTCAAGAGGCGGAAACGCGTGCGGCGCAAATGAGTTTTCTTTCGGAAATTACGGGAATTTTGGCTGAATCATTTGATCAGAAAAAAATCCTGGAGTCTTTTTGCAAAAAAGTGTGCAGCTTTCTATCGGATATTTGCATTGCCGATCTTCTGAATGAAGAAGGACTCGATTTTGTTCATCCTGAAATCGCCGCGAAGGATCCCAACGAAATCTCTGTTTTAGAGGCCTGGCGCGATCGACACACGCCTCGTTGGGACGCCTCTGAAGGCATAACCAAAGTTGTGCAAACAGGTGGATCAGAGTTTTATCCCGAGCTCGACGTGACAAAATTTCTTACGGAGTCTTTCAGTTCGGATGCAGCTGCGGAGAAACGGCAAATTGCCATTAAATCCTTGATGTTTGTGGCTATTAAAGTAGGTTCGGAAAAACCAGTTGGCGTTTTAACTTTCGCAAACAAGGAAGGCAGCCCCCGCTTTACAAAAATGGATCTTGTGATTGCGGAAGAGGTCGCGCGAAGACTCGCGATCGCCTTGGAAAACTGTCGTCTGTATTTAAAATCCCAAGAAGCCAGTCGCGCTAAAAGTGCTTTTCTTGCCAATGTCAGCCATGAAATTCGCACGCCTTTGGGTGCGATGCTGGGCTTCGCGGAACTTTTAAAAGAAGATGACTCTTTGGGCGGCGAACAAAAAGAGGCGATCGAAACCGTCTTAAGAAACGGTCAGCAGCTTCTTCGTATTGTTGATGAGATTTTGGATATTTCAAAAGTAGAGTCTGACCGAATTCAAATCGAAAACATTGTTTTCTCTCTGCCGCACTTATTGGACGAAGTCGTACATCTTTTACATGGCCGCGCTGAAGAAAAAGACATTCAGCTTACGATGAGAAGGGGAGAGCTGCCGGAATATATTTGCAGCGATCCCACTCGCATTCGGCAGATCCTTATTAATATTGTGGGGAATGCCATTAAATTCACAGAACGCGGCGGTGCTGTCGATATTGATGTAACAGCAAAAGTCGCAGGCGGCGTCGGTCGACTTGAAATTTATGTCACTGACACAGGAATTGGAATTACCTCTGAACAGAGAGGACAGCTCTTTCAGCCCTTTGCACAGGCCGACAGTTCGACGACACGGCGTTTTGGCGGAACAGGGCTGGGACTTTTTCTTTCGCGTAAATTGGCGCGCTTGCTAAATGGCGACGTCATTTTGGATTCGAGCACTCAAGGTAAAGGCAGCCGCTTTTTGATGACGGTGGGTTTTCAAGAAGTTAAGGATTATCATGAGACTCTGCCGTCGGAGATGCCGCAGACACCGCGATCTCCGTTAGAGAATATTTCCCGCATTTTGATTGTCGACGATGCGATTGATAACCGCGAGCTTTGCAAACACTATCTTAAAAAAATGGGATTGTTGGAAGAGCAAATCGACACCGCTCAGAACGGGCGCGAAGCGGTGTCTTTAGCGAGTAAACATCCCTACAGTCTGATCTTGATGGATATTCAGATGCCTTATATGGACGGCTTCGAGGCACTGAAAGAATTAAGAAAACGGAATTATAAAAACTGGATCGTCGCTTTGACGGCGCACGCTATGAAGGGCGATGCGGAAAGATGTCTTGAAGCTGGATTTGATGCTTATTTGCAAAAGCCCCTCCGACGAGAGGCTCTGCGAAAAACTTTACAGAAAGTTCCCCCGGCACCGCCTTAG